In Haliaeetus albicilla chromosome 14, bHalAlb1.1, whole genome shotgun sequence, one genomic interval encodes:
- the LOC138689066 gene encoding uncharacterized protein → MGDPYGDGGVPAGFGGSLRGLFLVIPAVPTAPADSRPPRDPLPRDRHPPNPPGPGSGTHLRSGAGAAAQRFRTVGRAVIGRARCHSSVGVPHPLTAPLREATPPAQLSPPTSTPPPRGRCPATRGAVTMERGGGAGRVSGARLPALPGQASDSGLGFADHTSPQAAPPAMDPHPCPRPQLRSLPRALMRTKGGKKISFLGLSRVKSRRRGLSHSLLPPRNETALACSPGSEWTVQQKLRESFAVPRLLVNGLAAFLIELVHFLGETMVQVLVVGLLTAISNHILKPFLAATFNSLLQPLLLFLLKVLCGIRDLTDPLIDVLAAICSQLAVVLRAVRLVEINLQPDRTDLGDVGSS, encoded by the exons atgggggACCCCTATGGGGATGGGGGCGTCCCCgcggggtttggggggtccttGCGGG GACTTTTCCTGGTCATCCCCGCGGTACCCACGGCACCCGCTGactcccgccccccccgggaccccctcCCCCGGGACCgacacccccccaaccccccggGACCCGGCTCCGGGACTCACCTGCGCTCCGGAGCCGGGGCCGCCGCCCAGCGCTTCCGCACGGTGGG CCGAGCTGTGATTGGCCGCGCTCGCTGTCACTCATCTGTGGGCGTGCCCCACCCGCTCACCGCCCCTTTACGGGAGGCCACGCCCCCAGCGCAGCTCTCCCCGCCCACCTCcactccccctccccggggccgTTGCCCGGCAACGCGGGGGGCGGTAACAATGGAGCGgggcggaggggcggggcgaGTGAGCGGGGCGAGACTTCCAGCGCTTCCCGGGCAGGCTTCGGATTCGGG CCTTGGATTTGCTGATCACACGAGTCCCCAGGCCGCTCCGCCGGCGATGGACCCTCacccgtgtccccgtccccagctCCGCTCTCTGCCACGTGCCCTCATGAGGacaaagggggggaaaaaaatcagctttttggGGTTGTCACGTGTGAAGTCGCGGAGGAGGGGACTTTCCCATTCACTTCTTCCACCGAGAAATGAAACCGCTCTTGCCTGCAGCCCCGG CTCTGAGTGGACGGTTCAGCAAAAGCTGAGGGAATCCTTTGCTGTCCCACGGCTCCTGGTCAACGGGCTCGCCGCCTTCCTGATCGAGCTGGTTCACTTCCTCGGTGAGACCATGGTCCAG GTGCTGGTGGTCGGTTTGCTGACAGCCATCAGCAATCATATTTTGAAGCCCTTCTTGGCAGCAACGTTCAACAGCCTCCTGCAacctctgctgctgttcctgttgAAGGTCCTCTGCGGCATCCGGGACCTGACGGACCCCCTCATCGACGTCCTGGCCGCCATCTGCTCACAGCTCGCCGTGGTGCTGCGGGCTGTCAGATTAGTGGAGATCAACCTACAGCCAGACAGGACGGATCTCGGTGATGTTGGCAGCAGCTGA
- the IRF5 gene encoding interferon regulatory factor 5, which yields MNPPPRRVRLKPWLVAQVSSRRYPGLQWLDPERRRFAIPWHHATRHPPGPQDHDTIFKAWAQETGKFTEGVDEPDPAKWKANLRCALNKSREFRLLFDGTKATPLQPYKVYELCEGPADGADGVAEDDYGCGVEEDVSQLQKMTSLSISDTRHGGDLLPPYPWPKEEPPFGSSCPLGPFALPPPTVLPGEVGGTHGTAELPPTALAETGPPLGTLGPPAACPLAPMEQVIPNLLISPHMLPLTDLEIKFQYRGRQVCVLTISNPHGCRLFHSSLEPTQEQVELFGPLTLEQVRFPATDAIPNEKQRFYTHQLLDVLDRGLILELQGQDIYAIRLCQCKVFWTGPCATHRAGPNPIEREKKTKLFSLEGFLNGLILFQKGQTTTPPPFEIFFCFGEEWPDQKPKEKKLITVQVVPVAARLLLEMFSGELSWSADSIPLQISHPDLKDKMVEQFKELHQLWQNQQRLPPAQPEPGPTAGPWVLPPGSLPQ from the exons ATGaaccccccgccccgccgggtGCGTCTGAAGCCCTGGCTGGTGGCCCAGGTGAGCAGCCGGCGCTACCCGGGGCTGCAGTGGCTGGACCCCGAGCGGCGACGCTTCGCCATCCCCTGGCACCACGCCACCCgccacccccccggcccccaggACCACGACACCATCTTCAAG gcgtGGGCGCAGGAGACGGGGAAGTTCACGGAGGGAGTGGACGAGCCGGACCCGGCCAAGTGGAAGGCCAACCTGCGCTGCGCCCTCAACAAGAGCCGCGAGTTCCGGCTGCTCTTCGACGGCACCAAGGCCACCCCGCTCCAGCCCTACAAGGTCTACGAGCTCTGCGAGGGCCCAGCCGATGGTGCAG ATGGGGTGGCCGAGGATGACTACGGCTGCGGTGTGGAGGAGGACGTCAGCCAG CTCCAGAAGATGACATCTCTGAGCATCAGTG ACACCCGGCATGGGGGGGACCTGCTGCCCCCCTACCCCTGGCCCAAGGAGGAGCCCCCCTTCGGCAGCAGCTGCCCTCTGGGGCCCTTCGCACTGCCCCCCCCAACGGTGCttcctggggaggtggggggcacccacggGACCGCCGAGCTGCCCCCCACCGCCCTCGCCGAGACAGGGCCCCCTCTGGGTACCCTGGGGCCCCCAGCCGCCTGCCCGCTGGCACCCATGGAGCAAGTCATCCCCAACCTGCTCATCAGCCCCCACATGCTGCCGC TGACCGACCTGGAGATCAAGTTCCAATACCGGGGCCGTCAGGTCTGCGTCCTCACCATCAGCAACCCCCACGGCTGCCGCCTCTTCCACAGCAGCCTGGAGCCCACGCAGGAGCAGGTGGAACTCTTCGGGCCGCTGACGCTGGAGCAGGTCCGCTTCCCCGCCACCGACGCCATCCCCAACGAGAAGCAACGTTTCTACACCCACCAGCTCCTGGACGTGCTGGACCGCGGGCTCATCCTGGAGCTGCAGGGCCAGGACATCTACGCCATCCGCCTCTGCCAGTGCAAGGTCTTCTGGACGGGGCCCTGCGCCACCCACCGCGCTGGCCCCAACCCCATCGAGAGGGAGAAGAAGACCAAGCTCTTCAGCCTGGAGGGGTTTCTCAACG GCCTCATCCTGTTCCAGAAGGGCCAGACCACCACCCCGCCCCCCTTTGAGATCTTCTTCTGCTTTGGCGAGGAGTGGCCGGACCAGAAGCCCAAGGAGAAAAAGCTCATCACGGTGCAG GTGGTGCCGGTGGCGGCgcggctgctgctggagatgtTCTCAGGAGAGCTGTCCTGGTCGGCCGACAGCATCCCCCTGCAGATCTCCCACCCCGACCTCAAGGACAAGATGGTGGAACAGTTCAAGGAGCTTCACCAGCTCTGGCAGAACCAGCAACGGCTGCCACCGGCACAACCAGAGCCCGGCCCCACCGCCGGACCCTGGGTGCTGCCAcctggctccctgccccagtga